In candidate division WOR-3 bacterium, one genomic interval encodes:
- a CDS encoding T9SS type A sorting domain-containing protein, producing the protein MNFICLCFFAFFQTIGSGDNSIFAYDSSNVRFIGNWPFGPSNAVAIDQARNLVFMGSGGGISILNVANPSAPVEVSQIKSRGFVEGLFYLNNRLYIAGGKYGLEIWDVTTPSSPAKLGSIITPGRAKDVYVYGNYAYVADWTNGIRIVNVSTPSNPIEVGYWDQDQGLAMAVVVAGSYAYIADYDMGGLIILNIADPSNPYQVGSYDTPGIAWDVFVSGVYAYIADMVAGFLILNVSDPSNPYYVGSCFPSGWCMGVWVSGNYAYLANFDAGMRIINISNPASPYEVGYYNTPGNSYEVVQYGNYAYVADDYGGLRIVNVSTPNNPYEVSYFNPLNYARKVFVSGSYAYIADDYAGLQIINISNPNNPSRAGYLDTPGISWDVFVNNNIAYVADYTSMRIINVSLPSNPIELGSWPSPGIALSVFVSGNYAYVADWNMGLRIINVSTPSNPIEVGVCMPPSWAKDVFVVGNYAYVADTSMGLVIINVSNPYAPSIVGVCDIPGYAWGVYVSGNYAYVLDWYQGLRIIDISIPSNPQQVGFCSLTGFNEDIFVSGGYAYIAGYQTGLRIVDVTIPTNPFEVGYYITPDLAYGVYVSGNNTYIADYGAGLQVYQGPLVGIQETEKKQICSNTLIYPNPVVCSFKVDFPEGIETLEIYDASGRYRGICRPTNGVIYLPSALKSGVYFLKGGDFTIRLVKVK; encoded by the coding sequence CCTTTGGTCCTTCAAATGCAGTGGCAATAGACCAAGCGCGAAATCTTGTGTTTATGGGTTCAGGCGGGGGAATAAGTATTTTGAATGTAGCAAACCCTTCAGCTCCAGTTGAAGTCTCACAAATTAAATCAAGGGGTTTTGTTGAAGGTTTATTTTATCTCAATAACCGATTATACATTGCAGGTGGGAAATATGGATTGGAGATATGGGATGTGACCACGCCGAGTTCACCTGCTAAGTTAGGGTCAATCATTACACCAGGAAGGGCAAAGGATGTTTATGTATACGGCAATTATGCCTATGTTGCAGACTGGACAAACGGTATCAGAATTGTCAATGTCTCAACTCCTTCCAATCCTATTGAGGTTGGCTACTGGGACCAGGACCAGGGACTTGCAATGGCAGTTGTAGTTGCAGGTAGTTATGCGTATATTGCAGACTATGATATGGGTGGATTGATTATACTCAATATTGCTGATCCGTCAAATCCATATCAGGTTGGAAGTTATGATACACCGGGTATTGCCTGGGATGTTTTTGTTTCTGGTGTCTATGCATATATTGCTGATATGGTGGCAGGATTTTTGATTCTCAATGTTTCTGACCCGTCAAATCCATACTATGTTGGTTCGTGTTTTCCTTCGGGTTGGTGTATGGGTGTCTGGGTATCTGGTAATTATGCATATCTGGCAAATTTTGATGCCGGGATGAGAATCATAAATATAAGCAATCCTGCATCTCCTTATGAAGTTGGTTATTATAATACTCCGGGAAATTCATACGAGGTCGTTCAATATGGTAATTATGCCTATGTGGCAGATGATTATGGCGGATTAAGAATAGTTAATGTATCAACACCGAATAACCCTTACGAAGTAAGTTATTTCAATCCCTTAAACTATGCGCGCAAGGTCTTTGTGAGTGGTTCTTATGCTTATATTGCTGATGATTACGCAGGACTGCAAATAATCAATATCTCTAATCCCAATAATCCATCAAGGGCAGGATACCTTGATACACCCGGAATTTCCTGGGATGTGTTTGTGAACAATAATATTGCCTATGTTGCTGATTATACATCAATGAGGATAATAAATGTGTCTCTGCCATCAAACCCGATTGAACTCGGTTCCTGGCCAAGTCCGGGTATTGCATTGAGTGTCTTTGTATCAGGCAATTATGCCTATGTTGCAGACTGGAATATGGGTCTAAGAATTATCAATGTCTCAACGCCATCTAACCCAATTGAGGTAGGTGTCTGTATGCCACCGAGTTGGGCAAAGGATGTATTCGTTGTAGGGAATTATGCTTATGTGGCAGATACATCAATGGGTTTAGTGATAATAAATGTTTCAAATCCATATGCACCTTCAATAGTCGGTGTCTGCGATATACCCGGTTATGCCTGGGGTGTATATGTATCAGGTAATTATGCCTATGTCCTTGATTGGTATCAAGGATTGAGAATCATTGATATCTCTATTCCCAGCAATCCCCAGCAGGTAGGTTTCTGCAGTCTAACCGGTTTTAATGAAGATATTTTTGTTTCAGGTGGCTATGCTTACATTGCCGGCTACCAAACTGGTTTGAGAATAGTTGATGTAACGATTCCGACAAATCCTTTTGAAGTTGGTTATTATATTACTCCTGACTTGGCATACGGAGTATATGTATCGGGCAATAACACTTATATCGCTGATTATGGTGCAGGGTTGCAGGTTTATCAAGGTCCACTTGTAGGAATTCAAGAAACGGAAAAGAAACAAATTTGTTCTAATACACTGATATATCCAAATCCAGTTGTTTGTTCATTCAAAGTAGATTTTCCAGAAGGTATAGAAACTTTAGAAATCTACGATGCGTCAGGTAGATATCGTGGCATCTGTAGACCTACCAATGGAGTGATTTATTTGCCCAGCGCACTTAAATCCGGTGTTTATTTTTTGAAAGGTGGCGATTTCACGATAAGGCTCGTAAAAGTGAAATGA